The following proteins are co-located in the Aurantiacibacter atlanticus genome:
- a CDS encoding 2-keto-4-pentenoate hydratase: MEDLEALAVQLDDAQREVRAIPQLTKNRPGLTTSEAYAIQAMSVARRIARGEVRIGVKMGLTSRAKMVQVGVNEAAWGRLTDAMLLEEGGTLSKSAFIHPRLEPEIAFLLKKRLKGKVSPVEALSAVEAIAPAMEVIDSRFENFKFALPDVVADNTSSSGLVLGAWHNPASVDFSNLGMVLLVNGRPAQIGSSAAILGHPLRSLVSAARLTAEWGEALEPGDIIMAGGATAAHPASVGETISLEVQNLGGCSITVEA, from the coding sequence GTGGAAGATCTGGAAGCCCTCGCTGTGCAGCTCGATGATGCTCAACGCGAAGTGCGGGCCATACCCCAGCTGACAAAAAATCGTCCGGGCCTGACGACTTCCGAGGCCTATGCTATCCAGGCAATGTCCGTCGCGCGTCGGATCGCCCGTGGAGAGGTGCGTATCGGTGTCAAAATGGGGCTGACCAGCCGGGCTAAAATGGTCCAAGTCGGTGTAAACGAGGCCGCGTGGGGCCGCCTGACCGACGCAATGTTGCTGGAGGAAGGCGGGACCCTGTCGAAGTCGGCCTTCATCCATCCACGGCTTGAACCCGAAATCGCATTTCTTCTGAAGAAGCGATTGAAGGGCAAGGTTTCTCCTGTCGAGGCGCTTTCTGCCGTCGAGGCGATCGCCCCGGCCATGGAGGTGATCGACAGTCGTTTTGAAAACTTCAAGTTCGCTCTGCCGGATGTTGTTGCTGACAACACTTCCTCGTCCGGCCTGGTTCTGGGTGCATGGCACAACCCTGCAAGCGTTGATTTCTCAAATCTCGGCATGGTGCTTCTTGTCAACGGACGACCCGCGCAAATCGGTTCGTCAGCTGCGATCTTGGGCCATCCGCTTCGTTCATTGGTCTCAGCTGCGCGGCTTACTGCCGAATGGGGCGAGGCACTGGAGCCCGGCGATATCATAATGGCGGGCGGAGCGACGGCGGCACATCCGGCGAGCGTAGGAGAAACGATCAGCCTGGAAGTGCAAAATCTGGGTGGCTGCTCTATTACAGTCGAAGCCTGA